One Micromonospora sp. WMMD812 genomic window carries:
- a CDS encoding mannitol dehydrogenase family protein codes for MRPHRAAGPPVRIVHLGLGNFFRAHQAWYTGAAPDSAQWGIAAFTGRSRALADRLADQDGLYTLLVRGPDRDEVTVQTAVSAAHPGTDLDSWCAYLAKPEVAVVTLTVTEAAYRRQRDGGLDLDDPDVRADLDAVRRGGRVSTVPGRLVAGLAARRLAGAGPLAVVSCDNLPGNGEATARVVHDLAASAEPALGEWIAGSVSFVTTMVDRITPRTTPDDVRAVAELTGHEDAVPVVTEPFTEWVLSGDFPAGRPAWDAAGARFTDDVTPHETRKLLLLNGGHSLLAYAGGARGHDTITAAVADPVCRRWLDQWWDEAARHVPLPAVDLAAYRAALIERFTNPRIRHTLAQIAADGSQKLPIRVLPVLRGERAAGRTAPGATRVLAAWIQHLRGIGAPVNDAGAGPYLERAGSARDVLALLAPDLSGDTGLIHAIDEAGADLSQRSVAH; via the coding sequence GTGAGGCCGCACCGCGCCGCCGGTCCGCCGGTCCGCATCGTGCACCTGGGACTGGGTAACTTCTTCCGGGCGCACCAGGCCTGGTACACCGGGGCCGCGCCGGACTCGGCGCAGTGGGGGATCGCCGCGTTCACCGGCCGGTCCCGGGCGCTCGCCGACCGGCTGGCCGACCAGGACGGGCTGTACACGCTCCTGGTGCGCGGGCCGGACCGCGACGAGGTGACCGTGCAGACCGCGGTGTCGGCCGCCCACCCGGGCACGGACCTCGACTCGTGGTGTGCCTACCTGGCCAAGCCGGAGGTCGCCGTCGTCACCCTGACGGTCACCGAGGCGGCGTACCGGCGGCAACGCGACGGCGGCCTGGACCTCGACGATCCGGACGTCCGCGCCGACCTCGACGCGGTACGGCGCGGCGGCCGGGTGTCCACCGTGCCCGGTCGGCTCGTCGCGGGTCTGGCCGCGCGGCGTCTCGCCGGGGCCGGGCCACTCGCCGTGGTCTCCTGCGACAATCTGCCGGGCAACGGCGAGGCCACCGCGCGCGTCGTGCACGACCTGGCCGCGTCGGCCGAACCGGCGTTGGGCGAATGGATCGCCGGGAGCGTCTCGTTCGTGACCACGATGGTGGACCGGATCACGCCCCGGACCACGCCGGACGACGTGCGCGCGGTGGCCGAGCTGACCGGGCACGAGGACGCCGTGCCCGTGGTCACCGAACCGTTCACCGAATGGGTGCTCAGCGGCGACTTCCCGGCCGGCCGCCCGGCGTGGGACGCGGCAGGCGCCCGGTTCACCGACGACGTCACCCCACACGAGACGCGCAAGCTGCTGCTGCTCAACGGTGGGCACAGCCTGCTGGCGTACGCGGGCGGGGCGCGGGGCCACGACACCATCACGGCCGCGGTCGCCGACCCGGTCTGCCGGAGGTGGCTGGACCAGTGGTGGGACGAGGCGGCGCGGCATGTGCCGCTGCCCGCCGTCGACCTCGCCGCCTACCGGGCGGCCCTGATCGAGCGGTTCACGAACCCGCGGATCCGGCACACGCTGGCGCAGATCGCCGCGGACGGCTCGCAGAAGCTACCGATCCGGGTGCTGCCGGTGCTGCGCGGCGAGCGAGCCGCTGGCCGGACGGCCCCCGGAGCCACGCGGGTCCTGGCTGCCTGGATCCAGCACCTCCGCGGGATCGGCGCGCCGGTGAACGACGCCGGCGCCGGCCCGTACCTGGAACGAGCGGGATCGGCGCGCGACGTGCTCGCGCTGCTCGCGCCGGACCTGAGCGGTGACACGGGCCTGATCCACGCGATCGACGAGGCGGGCGCCGACCTTTCCCAACGATCCGTCGCCCACTGA